A genomic stretch from Candidatus Brocadiia bacterium includes:
- a CDS encoding HEAT repeat domain-containing protein encodes MARLRIIIGILVVICVIFWATEQYNTTDGCCPRSTGGGGSSGGGSPAPVTASRPPLGVGIMPLIQTLKSGSASLVGVADPWEAWWTRNRELYLNLHQAVEWVKITEGATRSIKKFDVYEKLISTLVKGIQDKDQYVAFRSAVSLGMARDEVAYAALKKAYAEEKRFFVKNNIAFALGLTGDSSCGDVAKEMLTGKKESVLSRCYATASLGYVDSPGMLKFLQELATKKEDAEITCCAALSLGIMGDPSSIPILANLLNPKGQEGRKDVRIKAHAALALARIAVAAKAVDKSKEVVTGEKSSAEPKKSFEDDRKIIIAELVKASTDKERDARVAVAIALGMIKAEESKDTLFNLLKDSSGLVRGLAAISIAQMKISDSYDVILKSLQKSGEEDKGLMIIALGLMGDERIKSKFRDIIQSRKEKVLTKSAAAIALGMLKDKEAVPTLLDTFKKQDDPSYSPYVILALGMIGDESAVEPLKKKWEEVDPKNINMAAYTNLAVALTMLGKKDDIVIPRILKHCAKETNESIRVYAFHTLGIIGTRETAQIFVDAFNEESTSTETRKSIATGIGFLLDKNNAPAINRLTANNHFDINMIIMDHILPIPVW; translated from the coding sequence ATGGCCAGACTCAGAATTATTATTGGTATTTTAGTCGTAATTTGCGTTATATTCTGGGCTACCGAGCAATACAATACTACGGACGGCTGTTGTCCGCGCAGCACAGGCGGCGGCGGTTCAAGCGGCGGCGGTTCGCCCGCGCCGGTCACAGCCTCGCGTCCTCCGCTGGGAGTCGGAATTATGCCTTTGATTCAGACCCTTAAATCCGGAAGCGCCAGCCTGGTCGGCGTGGCCGACCCTTGGGAAGCTTGGTGGACACGTAACCGTGAACTGTATCTTAATCTCCATCAGGCTGTCGAATGGGTTAAAATTACTGAAGGCGCCACACGTTCGATAAAGAAATTTGATGTTTACGAGAAGCTTATAAGCACGTTGGTTAAGGGGATTCAGGACAAAGACCAGTATGTGGCTTTTCGCTCGGCCGTATCTTTGGGTATGGCCCGGGATGAGGTGGCTTATGCAGCGCTAAAAAAAGCATACGCCGAAGAAAAGCGTTTCTTCGTTAAGAATAATATTGCCTTTGCTCTGGGCTTGACCGGAGATAGTTCCTGCGGAGACGTGGCCAAGGAAATGCTTACCGGCAAAAAGGAATCCGTGCTTTCCCGATGCTATGCGACGGCTTCGTTAGGTTATGTTGACAGTCCGGGCATGCTCAAGTTCCTGCAGGAACTTGCCACCAAGAAAGAAGATGCCGAAATTACCTGTTGTGCGGCCCTGTCGCTGGGTATAATGGGCGATCCGTCATCCATACCGATACTGGCTAATTTGCTTAATCCCAAAGGACAGGAAGGACGTAAGGACGTCCGCATAAAGGCTCACGCGGCATTGGCTTTGGCTCGGATTGCCGTGGCGGCCAAGGCGGTTGATAAATCTAAAGAAGTGGTAACCGGCGAGAAAAGCAGTGCCGAACCTAAGAAATCCTTTGAGGATGACCGCAAAATCATCATTGCTGAATTGGTGAAGGCTTCAACGGATAAGGAACGCGACGCCCGAGTGGCCGTGGCCATCGCTTTGGGAATGATTAAGGCCGAGGAGTCCAAGGATACGCTCTTTAATCTGCTTAAAGATTCCAGCGGCCTGGTCCGCGGGTTAGCCGCGATATCCATAGCCCAGATGAAGATTAGCGACAGTTATGATGTTATTTTGAAATCATTACAGAAAAGCGGCGAAGAGGATAAAGGATTGATGATAATTGCCCTGGGACTTATGGGCGACGAGAGAATAAAGTCTAAGTTCCGTGATATCATACAGAGCCGCAAGGAAAAGGTTTTGACTAAGTCCGCGGCGGCTATTGCCTTGGGTATGTTGAAAGACAAGGAGGCCGTGCCGACACTTTTGGATACATTCAAGAAACAGGACGACCCGTCGTACAGCCCTTACGTTATACTGGCTCTGGGTATGATAGGGGACGAAAGCGCAGTGGAACCGCTTAAGAAGAAATGGGAGGAGGTGGATCCCAAGAATATCAACATGGCCGCTTATACCAATTTGGCCGTGGCGCTGACCATGCTTGGTAAGAAAGATGATATTGTCATTCCCAGGATTCTTAAGCATTGCGCCAAGGAAACAAATGAGAGTATCAGGGTTTATGCTTTTCATACTCTGGGTATCATCGGCACCCGCGAGACGGCCCAGATTTTCGTGGATGCTTTTAATGAGGAATCTACCTCGACCGAAACGCGTAAGTCCATCGCTACTGGCATCGGTTTCTTGCTCGACAAGAATAACGCGCCGGCTATTAACCGACTGACGGCTAATAACCATTTTGATATAAATATGATTATCATGGACCATATTCTGCCGATTCCGGTATGGTAA
- a CDS encoding SBBP repeat-containing protein — protein MPRSLPAGISPVIFTLLAICVVASSCSVGVMYAVNKYNNHADEVISVYGSGFWEWVDGMAVGPDGSVYSCGRAENREFNRYNAMVLKYQPDGKLVWQKLWGGKDWDWALGVAADSRSNVYTVGYTNSFGEGAGDGFVLKYSPEGKLLWQKTIGGESPDQFNAIAVDKQDNIYVAGRTKSFGAGSDDAFIARLNADGRVLWQKTWGFENWDSVAAIAVTPDNCLIAAGISASENNSSSKSFLLKLDRDGNIVFQKLWGNQTWNECISVTISVLNSGTSTENNGPANDFVIGMKEVIFAWNNAGVQVLKALDTLQQQKQDKSEAIELIKKAKGKDIGVQNLLDKVNPVDKQSIEIRDLMQIVVSESIEGLNLILGMLQGSNNRQDSDNKAEEAAKKISDANDKCEKMVMVLNEFIDSNNLRPVAKDYAIYVAGSVLNESYDTYLLKYDAQGGLLWQRCWGGAGTDWAKVTVAAPDGTVYMVGRTDSFTKSGYDAFVLKYAADGVLMNQSTWGGSEWDCFDAMTVRPEDASYEVYLGGGTENVSGHWRDAKGPGRDINWSSADALVSINNSDLVVNDAGSEDIDSAMELIKRRPDMINWNVLFIKYKQGRK, from the coding sequence ATGCCCAGGTCGCTGCCTGCCGGAATTTCACCGGTAATATTTACTTTACTTGCCATATGCGTCGTTGCTTCGTCCTGCTCGGTCGGTGTGATGTACGCCGTTAATAAGTACAATAATCACGCCGATGAAGTTATCAGCGTTTATGGCAGCGGTTTTTGGGAATGGGTCGATGGCATGGCCGTCGGCCCGGACGGCAGCGTTTATTCCTGCGGTCGGGCTGAAAACCGGGAATTCAACCGCTATAACGCCATGGTCTTGAAATACCAGCCGGACGGAAAATTGGTCTGGCAGAAGCTTTGGGGTGGTAAGGATTGGGATTGGGCGCTGGGCGTTGCGGCCGACAGCCGCAGTAACGTTTATACGGTGGGCTATACCAACAGTTTCGGGGAAGGCGCCGGTGACGGGTTCGTTCTCAAGTATTCGCCCGAAGGCAAGCTATTATGGCAGAAAACTATCGGCGGCGAGTCGCCAGACCAGTTTAACGCCATCGCTGTTGACAAACAGGATAATATCTACGTGGCTGGCCGGACTAAAAGTTTTGGTGCCGGTAGCGACGATGCCTTTATCGCTCGCCTCAATGCCGACGGCCGGGTGCTCTGGCAAAAGACCTGGGGATTCGAGAACTGGGATTCGGTCGCGGCCATCGCCGTCACGCCGGATAACTGTCTGATAGCCGCCGGCATCAGTGCCTCAGAAAATAACAGTTCTTCAAAATCTTTCCTGCTCAAACTGGACAGGGACGGCAACATAGTATTCCAGAAATTATGGGGCAATCAGACCTGGAACGAATGCATCTCTGTGACAATATCAGTTTTGAACAGCGGTACCTCAACGGAAAACAATGGGCCGGCAAACGATTTCGTCATCGGCATGAAAGAAGTCATCTTCGCCTGGAATAATGCCGGAGTTCAGGTTCTGAAGGCTCTTGATACTCTGCAGCAGCAGAAGCAAGACAAGTCGGAGGCGATTGAGTTGATTAAAAAGGCCAAGGGGAAAGACATCGGCGTGCAAAACCTGCTGGATAAAGTCAATCCGGTTGATAAGCAGTCAATCGAAATACGGGATCTTATGCAGATAGTTGTCAGCGAAAGCATCGAGGGGTTAAACCTGATTCTGGGTATGTTACAAGGCTCGAATAACAGGCAGGATTCGGATAACAAGGCCGAAGAAGCCGCCAAGAAAATATCTGATGCTAACGATAAATGCGAAAAAATGGTTATGGTGTTGAATGAATTCATTGATTCCAATAACCTGCGTCCGGTGGCCAAAGATTACGCCATCTATGTGGCCGGCTCCGTTTTGAATGAGTCATACGACACATACCTATTAAAATACGACGCTCAAGGCGGGCTGCTCTGGCAGAGGTGTTGGGGCGGTGCGGGTACGGACTGGGCCAAGGTGACCGTGGCTGCGCCGGACGGCACCGTCTATATGGTCGGGCGGACGGATAGTTTTACCAAAAGCGGTTATGATGCCTTTGTTTTGAAGTATGCTGCTGACGGTGTTCTGATGAACCAGAGTACCTGGGGCGGTTCGGAATGGGACTGTTTTGATGCCATGACGGTCAGGCCGGAGGATGCTTCTTACGAGGTTTACCTGGGCGGCGGGACAGAGAACGTGTCCGGACACTGGCGGGATGCCAAAGGGCCGGGGCGGGATATCAATTGGTCGTCCGCGGATGCTCTTGTTTCAATCAACAACTCTGATTTGGTTGTCAACGATGCCGGCTCCGAGGACATTGATTCGGCCATGGAATTAATCAAGCGCCGGCCGGACATGATTAACTGGAATGTTTTGTTTATAAAATACAAGCAGGGACGTAAATAA
- a CDS encoding glycine cleavage system protein H, producing the protein MKRRPKDVTFSGDHLWLRLDENNEATIGVTDYLISGWEEINKLTLPKKGQNLDQDSIMGEIEVDSTFVSVYAPASGKVLEVNSDLLKTPSLIIEDCFEDGWLIRIKLEDPSELETLMSNEDYDKFIEEEDEESVADDEEDEEENT; encoded by the coding sequence ATGAAAAGAAGACCTAAGGATGTTACATTTTCCGGAGACCATTTATGGCTTCGTTTGGATGAGAATAACGAGGCTACTATCGGCGTGACGGATTACCTCATAAGCGGTTGGGAGGAAATAAATAAATTAACCCTGCCTAAGAAAGGGCAGAACCTGGACCAGGATTCGATAATGGGTGAAATAGAGGTGGACAGTACCTTTGTTTCGGTCTACGCGCCGGCCAGTGGAAAGGTTCTTGAAGTCAATAGCGACCTGCTCAAGACGCCTTCGCTGATTATCGAAGATTGCTTCGAGGACGGTTGGTTGATACGCATTAAGCTTGAGGACCCCTCCGAATTGGAAACCCTTATGAGTAATGAAGATTACGACAAATTCATCGAGGAAGAAGATGAAGAATCAGTGGCCGATGACGAGGAAGACGAGGAGGAAAATACTTAG
- a CDS encoding HEAT repeat domain-containing protein, translating to MSRIKLLVSLVIMSGIILLVGEQFNRSDACCPRMMQRLRQSLGQGESADPKDDKKEDKKQESSSEEKKVEEKQEEKKSGESSGSGSDNAGDASGGGSPAPAPQRPPLGPGIQPLIQSMKSGGSSLIGAVEPWEAWWTRNRDSFLNVHIPNEWVKVQATDGGTQSVTRFEVYDKLIGILSAVLADSDQFLSFRAAISLGMAKDPVATAALKKAYPDEKKFFLRNNIVFAMGLSGDASCLDTVKEVLTTKTEAVLSRCYAAAALGYINDPASVKALQEVAGQKEDAELTCCALLSLGNLGDASSIPLLSGLLNPKDKSARKDARIKVHAALALARIGTGQITPEQRKVILAELAKAAPERERDTRAAVAIALGMLKAAESKDLLLNMLNSDGSRLVRGLAAVALAQSNVKNITEPISTAFQKSGEEEKGLMMIALALAGDVKSKTKFSEVIQGRKDRVLTKGAAAIALGILKDKDAVPLLAETLKKQNDPNLRPYVVLALGMIGDEKAVEPLAKEWAVADSESGQKNLDALAYTNLAVALTMLGKRDDLVLPQLVKHCSKDAPEKVRIYALHTLGIVGNRDSVKAFVDAYEGEKTPSNLCKSLVTGIGFAIDKNSMPIINRFTANNHFDIYMIIMDHLLPIPVW from the coding sequence ATGAGTAGAATTAAATTACTGGTCAGCTTGGTGATAATGTCAGGGATTATTCTGCTTGTGGGAGAGCAGTTTAACCGCAGTGACGCCTGCTGTCCGCGGATGATGCAACGCCTGCGTCAATCGTTAGGTCAGGGAGAATCGGCTGATCCTAAGGATGATAAAAAAGAAGATAAAAAGCAGGAATCCAGCAGCGAGGAGAAAAAAGTAGAGGAAAAGCAAGAGGAAAAAAAGAGTGGTGAGTCATCCGGAAGCGGGTCAGATAACGCCGGTGACGCGTCAGGCGGAGGTTCGCCGGCGCCGGCTCCTCAACGGCCGCCCCTTGGCCCGGGGATTCAGCCGCTTATTCAGAGTATGAAATCCGGCGGTTCCAGCCTGATTGGGGCGGTCGAGCCCTGGGAGGCCTGGTGGACCCGTAACCGTGATTCTTTCCTGAATGTTCATATTCCCAATGAATGGGTAAAGGTCCAGGCTACCGACGGCGGCACGCAGTCGGTTACCAGGTTTGAGGTCTATGATAAGCTTATCGGTATCCTGTCGGCAGTGCTTGCCGATAGCGACCAATTTCTGTCTTTCCGGGCCGCCATATCGCTGGGCATGGCTAAGGACCCGGTTGCCACGGCTGCTCTCAAAAAAGCTTATCCGGACGAGAAGAAGTTTTTTCTCAGGAACAATATCGTTTTTGCGATGGGCTTGAGCGGTGATGCTTCCTGCCTTGATACCGTTAAGGAGGTGTTGACCACCAAGACCGAGGCGGTTCTGTCGCGTTGTTATGCCGCCGCGGCGCTGGGTTACATTAATGACCCGGCATCGGTCAAGGCGTTGCAGGAAGTCGCTGGCCAGAAGGAAGACGCTGAATTGACATGTTGCGCGTTGCTTTCTTTGGGTAATCTGGGCGATGCCTCTTCAATCCCGCTTTTATCAGGCCTGCTGAACCCCAAGGATAAGTCAGCCCGCAAGGACGCTCGCATTAAGGTACACGCGGCGTTGGCTTTGGCCCGCATCGGCACGGGGCAAATTACGCCTGAACAACGCAAGGTTATATTAGCCGAACTGGCCAAAGCCGCACCCGAAAGGGAACGTGATACCCGGGCCGCTGTGGCTATTGCGTTAGGTATGCTTAAGGCCGCCGAGTCCAAGGATTTATTGCTGAATATGCTTAACAGTGATGGTAGTCGACTGGTTCGCGGCTTGGCTGCGGTTGCTCTGGCCCAGTCTAACGTAAAAAATATCACCGAGCCCATCAGCACGGCATTCCAGAAATCAGGCGAAGAGGAAAAAGGACTGATGATGATTGCCCTGGCATTGGCCGGAGATGTTAAATCTAAAACTAAATTCTCCGAGGTAATCCAAGGCCGTAAGGATAGGGTGCTGACTAAAGGCGCGGCGGCCATTGCCTTGGGCATATTAAAGGATAAAGACGCGGTGCCGTTGCTGGCCGAGACGCTCAAGAAGCAGAACGACCCCAATCTGCGCCCTTATGTGGTTTTGGCTTTGGGCATGATTGGCGACGAGAAAGCTGTCGAGCCGCTGGCCAAGGAATGGGCCGTTGCTGATAGCGAAAGCGGGCAGAAGAATCTCGACGCATTGGCCTATACCAATCTGGCTGTGGCGCTGACCATGCTCGGCAAGCGGGACGACCTGGTCTTGCCCCAACTGGTCAAGCATTGCTCCAAAGACGCGCCCGAAAAGGTCCGCATCTACGCGTTGCATACCTTGGGTATTGTCGGCAACAGGGATTCGGTCAAGGCGTTTGTGGACGCCTATGAAGGTGAAAAGACGCCCAGCAACCTGTGCAAGTCGCTGGTTACCGGAATCGGGTTCGCCATTGATAAGAATTCGATGCCGATAATCAACCGCTTCACGGCCAACAACCATTTTGATATTTACATGATTATAATGGATCATCTCCTGCCCATTCCGGTCTGGTGA
- a CDS encoding DNA polymerase ligase N-terminal domain-containing protein, with amino-acid sequence MLRFVVHRHSKNESDHFDLMLEGPRKLRTWQISPPYSYLDKTMLSKALPDHRRIYLTYQGKISRDRGSVKIVEAGHYRILKKGRLYLVIEFRGRKFRGKYLLAVLPGINDKIWLIMRLPN; translated from the coding sequence ATGCTTAGATTTGTGGTGCACCGACATAGCAAAAACGAGTCCGACCATTTTGACCTGATGCTTGAAGGCCCGAGAAAACTCCGGACATGGCAAATATCCCCGCCATATTCTTACCTGGATAAAACTATGCTTTCAAAAGCCCTGCCGGACCACCGCCGGATATACCTGACCTACCAAGGAAAAATATCCCGGGACCGAGGCAGCGTCAAAATAGTAGAGGCGGGACATTACCGTATTCTAAAAAAAGGACGGCTATACTTGGTAATTGAATTCCGTGGCAGGAAATTTAGAGGTAAGTATCTGTTAGCGGTGCTTCCCGGAATAAATGATAAAATCTGGTTGATAATGCGATTGCCGAACTAA